The proteins below come from a single Parazoarcus communis genomic window:
- the ureE gene encoding urease accessory protein UreE produces MLLIESLYTGVRAATETLELDFGYRTKSRLRAKLSSGEEVGLFLPRGTILRGGQKLHAQDGRIVEVVAAPESLLEVRCADAFELARAAYHLGNRHVAVELGEGWLRIQADHVLEGMLVGLGAEVSPISAPFEPEAGAYAHGHQHPGDGSGARIHMMSAK; encoded by the coding sequence ATGCTGCTGATTGAATCGCTTTACACCGGCGTACGCGCCGCAACGGAAACCCTGGAACTCGATTTTGGCTACCGCACCAAGAGCCGTTTGCGCGCCAAACTGAGCTCGGGCGAGGAAGTCGGTCTGTTCCTCCCCCGCGGCACCATCCTGCGCGGCGGTCAGAAACTCCACGCCCAGGACGGACGGATCGTCGAAGTCGTGGCTGCGCCGGAATCCCTGCTCGAGGTGCGCTGCGCCGATGCCTTCGAGCTCGCACGCGCGGCCTACCACCTCGGCAACCGTCATGTCGCCGTCGAACTCGGCGAAGGCTGGCTGCGGATTCAGGCCGATCACGTGCTCGAAGGCATGCTGGTCGGGCTGGGCGCGGAAGTGTCGCCGATCTCCGCGCCCTTCGAGCCCGAGGCCGGTGCCTATGCCCATGGTCACCAGCATCCGGGTGACGGCAGTGGCGCGCGCATCCACATGATGAGTGCCAAGTGA